In Homo sapiens chromosome 8, GRCh38.p14 Primary Assembly, the genomic window CGCAGCAGCAGAGTGATCAGCCTCTTTCCACCTGCTTGCATGTCCTATAAAGAGAGCCCTCGAGTCCAAAGTCTGTCCTGGACAGCCTCTGTGATAGGTCTGGGCAGACCTTGGGTGTGTGACGAGGCAGCACCCTGCCCTGCCAGTCACACCACTGGCAGGAACGATTTGGGGCCACCAGTGGCCACAGGGGCAGAAGTCACAGGGTTCCAAGGCCACCTTGAATTCCTCTTTCTTCTGAACTGATTGAAGGAAATTTCATCAGATGTGAATCACtaacaaattttctatttctctctccctccctactTGTCtctctctgatttttcttttttgttccgtTAATATCCACCAAACTTTTCCTTGCGACCTCCCTATCTGCTCCACCTTCCTCCCGCTAAATGGTGGTTGCTGTGCAATGGGGCATGTGCCTTCTCTCCCTGCCCTGGGTGGGGCTGGCCCTCCCTCCGCACGGCAGTGTGGGGATACGGTCTCCTCTGTGTGACCGTCATCTCCCTCTGCTCCCTCCTGGGGGCCAGCGTGGTGCCCTTCATGAAGAAGACCTTTTACAAGAGGCTGCTGCTCTACTTCATAGCTCTGGCGATTGGAACCCTCTACTCCAACGCCCTCTTCCAGCTCATCCCGGAGGTATGGCAAGCCAGGGCCTTCACCCCGGAGCATGCCGGCGGGCACAGTGGGAGGACCTCCGTTTGGATAGAAGGCATAGAGAGGGCACCTGGAGGCCCTTTCCTTTTGGAAAGCGAAGCTAGAACTTAGGCGTGAACTAGGAGAGGCAGCCCAGCATAGGCTGAagagctgggttcaaatctcagctctgctatCAGTAGGTTCCGTAACCCCAGGCACACCACTGACCTCACActgcctctgtttcttcagaTGTGAAATGGGGAGAGCAATAGACCGGCCTCAGGATGATGTTGTGAGGGTGGAACGAGCGAGTCTGCTGCAGCACTGAGTGCCTGGTGCGGAAAGTGCTGTCTGATGTGGGGTGAAAAGATGCAGTGTAGCGAGCTCACTCTGGCTTAGTTGTGGTGCTCAGATTAAGGCTTTGGGTGCAGAGAAGTTTAAAAAACATcatcagccgggtgcagtggctcacacctatattcccagcactttgggaggctgaggcaggtggatcgtttgaagtcaggagttcaagaccagcctggccaacatggtgaaaccccgtctatactaaaaacacaaaaattagccagacgtggtagcgcacgcctgtaatcccagctattcgggaggcacaagaatcacttgaacccaggagatggaggctgcagtgagccgagattgcaccactgcactccagcctgggtgacgggagtgagactccgtctcaaaacaaacaaacaaactcccaCATCATCAGAACCCACAGTTCTCAGTAAAAAGATTGTCCATAGGGAGTTTTGGGGCAAAGGCAATGCAAGTCAAACAATGTCTGGTTTTATATACCTTGATGGTACCTTTGCCTAATAAGTTCATGAGAAAACTTGCCACAAAAGAAGGAGCTGATGGTTCATCTAATTTGGTGTAATCCCCTCAGCAGACCCATTAATTACAATAAGCACAGGACGTCTCCCTGTGGGTGGTCTCGCAGGCCTGGACAGAGCCGCAGTTGAAGCAGAGATGACTGCATGCGCCTCTTACAACACTTGGTGTTTTCTGAAATGTCAGTTGGCTCCCTCCTAGTGGATCCTTAGGTTAACTCCATGGCATCGATAGAACAAGTAACGTTTTACCACGTTGGAATCTGACCTGCACAAGAGCGCATATCCCTGAGTCGAGAACCCAGCTTTTGGGATTTCTGAAGCTCAACCCCATGATTCTGTATTCACCATCCTTTGTGGCTTTTTGCAGAGAAGTGTTCGTTGCCTATTTTCACTTCACTTTTCCCCCAAGATGATTCGACTCCCCTGGAAAGTCAACATGAAAGTGTTGTTTCCCTGGAGGGTGGTGATTCAATTTGGCCTGTTTAAAACATAAAGGCAACAAACAGCCCAGAGTTCCTTGAAGTTGggatcaacttttattttggaccAATTCATGAGAGGGCTGAAGTTTATTCAAGGCCCGTTTCCCATCAGAAAATGGAGGAACAACCcggtaaatatatatacttcctatgtacccacaaaaaaatttaagaataaaataggaGCAAGTCGttagatacttttttttgtttgtttttgagacagtctcactctgtcacccagactggagtgcagtggtgccatctcggctcactgcaatctctgcctcctgggttcaagccattctcctgcctcacactcccgagtagctgggattacaggtgtgccaccaggcccagctaatttttgtatttttttttttagtagagttggggtttcgccatgttggccaggctggtctcaaaactcctggcctcaagtgatccacccacctcggtcctTTAAagtgcatgagccaccgtgcccggccaggtcaTTAGACACATTCACAAGAACCCACCATAAATCAGGAGCTTACCCTAGGACAGAATTCTCTTGATTTCTACTCCTGTCCTCTTCCCAGTGGATTCTCCCCTCCCTCTTTGATAAGTGACAGTTTCAGAAAGGactcaaaacaaaacccaaaaattgACGCTCGCAATAACACAGTCCACTTTCTTGGTTCTGTGGTCACTGGGAGGTCTGCGGTTAGGAAAACGCTGCAGTTCTTATTACTTAACTGGGAAATGGGTTTCCCGTTTTAGAAAGTATAATTACACCATCTCCCTTTGTGTTTACAGGCAGGTCAGCCAGGAACACTAgataagatgaaaataaatacaagtgtCTGCTCCTTCAATATGAAATCTATTGGCAGAGAATGCCTTCATAGCAAAGCACCAAGATAAATCAAAAGTGGAAAACCATATCGGAGGTTTTTCTTTCTGGGATTAAAATTCTACAGATGATCAGTCTTTTGCATCAGCAAATAAGCTTGAGAAGAACCTGGCAGGTTTAGTGATGTCACATCAGGGAAACACCAAGGACTAGATTTTTGCTGGAAAGAGGATGGGTAGACGGCAGAGTTACTCCATTATGCCTCTCTCCTTTCCTAGAGTCAAGGAAGTAGTTAAGAGATAAGAGGGGGATCAGTAaagatgctttattttctttaaaactcattttcttttcctgggtCCACAGGCATTTGGTTTCAACCCTCTGGAAGATTATTATGTCTCCAAGTCTGCAGTGGTGTTTGGgggcttttatcttttctttttcacagagAAGATCTTGAAGATTCTTCTTAAGCAGAAAAATGAGGTGAGGCCCAATTGTTGCTGAAGAAAGCTCTTCTAGGGAAAACACCCATCTCAAACAATGTTGATgtattgtggtggtggtggtgatggtctTAGCCCAATATCACAATTTCCGTGAAACTCTAATTTCTTGAGGAGACAATCCCATTTCACCTCCTGAGGATATTTGGCCAGAAGTGAGGCCAGACCAGAAACTAGATCTGGCCAGGGTGCCTTCTACTAAGCAGTAGTTTATCCCCTTTGTTTTGTTCTAAGATTATTTCCTTAATATATTTGTATCTTTACAGGATGGGGAGAAGAGCTTGATACCATGCATTCATTCTGTATGAAGtatgaggctgcagagaaacagGACTATTATAGTACAGTTTCAAAAAGATATCTTTAGTGGCTGGCATGCAGTTATTCCCTAAATAGCTGCTGAATTGAGTGAGATTAGCCATTGCAAAAGAGGAGCTCTAAATATTTGAGCAGTGGCTGCCTTGGTGGAATAAGCATGTACCCCGAGGAGACAGCTTTGATATCTGTCTGACACCAGGTCCTTCGCACTTGGTGcagatttatatatatagatattagaaacggggtctcgcttcgttgcccaggctgctctcaaacttctcagctcaagcagtcctcccacctcggcctcccacagtgctgggattacaggtgtgagccaccgtgcccgaccatgGCTTTATATAATAGCTTTTGCTATGTTTCTGGGCACGTGACCTGCTTGTGTCATCTTCGATGGTAAGGCTGAGGTCTTCCAGTGTGTGAAGCACTTCCTTGGAGCAGGTGCTCAATCAGGTTTGTGGTTTTGGTGAATGTCATGCTGATCCCTCCCTGTCACCCTTCCAGCATCATCATGGACACAGCCATTATGCCTCTGAGTCGCTTCCCTCCAAGAAGGACCAGGAGGAGGGggtgatggagaagctgcagaacGGGGACCTGGACCACATGATTCCTCAGCACTGCAGCAGTGAGCTGGACGGCAAGGCGCCCATGGTGGACGAGAAGGTCATTGTGGGCTCGCTCTCTGTGCAGGTCAGTGGGCCACCAGCTGCTTGGTGGAGCCTCTAAGAGGTTGACTCAGGCTTACCTTGAGGGCACATGGTCCAGCCTTTGACGCTGTGGGCCCTGGGGGTGTGCTTTCTCCTAGGACCTGCAGGCTTCCCAGAGTGCTTGCTACTGGCTGAAAGGTGTCCGCTACTCTGATATCggcactctggcctggatgaTCACTCTGAGCGACGGCCTCCATAATTTCATCGATGGCCTGGCCATCGGTGCTTCCTTCACTGTGTCAGTTTTCCAAGGCATCAGCACCTCGGTGGCCATCCTCTGTGAGGAGTTCCCACATGAGCTAGGTAAGCGTGCGTCCCCCGTTCCACTGGTGCTCCCTTGGGTGGTGGTGTAGGCCCCCTTCCTGTGGCCGGTTCCTTGCTCCCATCTCCCTGTCTTCACAGTGCTTATTGTAACTGATTTAACACACTCCTAAAGCTTCATGGACCCTAATcaccttttttttggagacggagtctcgcactgttgcccaggccggagtgcagtgatgtgatctcggctcactgcaacctccacctcctgggttcaagcgattctcctgcctcagtctcccaagtagctgggattacagacgcctgccaccacactcggctaaattttttttttttttttggatttttagtagagacagggtttcactacgttggccaggctggtcttgaactccttacctcgtgatccgcccgcctcagcctcccaaagtgctgggattacaggcttgagccaccgaaCGTGGCCTAACCACCATTTCTTAACGattaaatagataatttaaaatgatGGGGTTTTTACAGGGGTGTTTGTTTCCTTTTAGCCCCATATGCAGTGGCTCAGTTCTCACCTATACAGTGGGGTTAATAAGAGCACCTCCTTTTAGAATAATAGTGAGgattaaaggaaaacaaagggtGAGAGGGACTTCccatgtgccaggtgctattCTGAGCACTCAGTAAAGGCTCTCTTTTGTAGCCTGTTAATCTTCCAAAGGCTCAGGTGCCTGGCAGGTGCATGGCAGCTGGATGAACCAGGGGGTAGGAGGGACTTAGTTTGATCAGAGGGAGAGTGTAAAAAGCTAGTAATTACTCCAGAGGCTTTAGGGACGACGTAGGGTCAAGTTCTGGCTTTGCCATATATTGACTTGTGACTTCGGGCAAATCACTTCTCACAGTCTCGACACTTAACTTCTCGcagttttgattttgtttccatGGTAGTTGTGAGGAAGGGGGTTCCTTCTGTTTCACTATGAATCCAGAGAGAAATGAGGAGGCCAGTGCCAGCTggtcatctatttttaaaatcctgagaAAGATTTTCAGCCTTTAGGCTGGGTATACGGCCAGTTTGGCAAATGGAGACGGGTCCTGAACAGGAAGTTCAAGGGCCTGTCTTGTCACTTCTGTCTTGAGTCTAGGgctgtcttgatttttttcaccCACACTTTTAGCAGTCTGATGTCATCGGTGCCCTCTGTCTCCCACGACCTTGTATGACTGGctctcactttgtcgccaggctggattcaaactcctgagctcaaacagtcctcccagctgagcctcctgagtagctgggatgacaggtgtgcatTCACCATGCCCATCTTACTCTTCCTTCCTCGTCCCTCCCCTTTTCATTCTCGCTGCTGTAGGAGACTTTGTCATCCTGCTCAACGCTGGGATGAGCATCCAACAAGCTCTCTTCTTCAACTTCCTTTCTGCCTGCTGCTGCTACCTGGGTCTGGCCTTTGGCATCCTGGCCGGCAGCCACTTCTCTGCCAACTGGATTTTTGCGCTAGCTGGAGGAATGTTCTTGTATATTTCTCTGGCTGATATGGTAAGTGTTCCACAGTTCACTGGATGAGAGGGCGGCTAAGGGGATGGATGTTAGgtaggtagtttttttttatttttatttttttgagatggagtctcactctgtctcccaggctggagtgcagtggcatgatctcagctcactgcaacctccgcgtcccgggttcaagtgattcgcctgcctcagcctcctgagtagctgggattacagacgtgtgccaccacgcctggctaatttttgtatttttagtagagatggggtttccccatattggccaggctagtctcgaactcccggcctcaggtgatccacccgcctcggcatcccaaagtgctgagattacaggcatgaaccaccgcacatGGCTGgtagtttgtttttaataacatCTTCCTTAGCTTTCTTTCACATACCACAGAGTTCGTCTGTTTAAGGTGTACCTACCATTCAGCGGTTTTTAAGGGGGCATTAGATTTTAAAGGAGGaaaagtttatgtttttgttagcATATGTCATTAAAGAAAATGATTATAATTTATCTATGGTCTTTATTAATTATTATGGAATGGCTGTATATAGataagagacagaagaaaggaaagaaaattacgCATAATCATACATCATACTACCCCTAAAACAATAATAGCAATactttggtttgtttctttttttatctcaATGCATTGGgtgtgtctttttctttaattttttttttttagacagaacctcactcacctagcctggagtgcagtgtgtgatcataggtcactgcaaccttgaactccggagcttaagtgatcctcctccctcagtctcccaagcagctaggactacaggctccagccaccatgcccagctaattttttgaatttttatagaaTGGGGTctctatgctgcctaggctggtcttgaacttgtggcctcaagggatcctcccatctcagcctctcaaagtgctgggattataggtgtgagccactgcatctagctTGTTAATAATATCTTGATAACAAAAAGACCTCTTAAAGTGTTTAAAGTCcataataaggccaggcatggtggcaggcacctgtggagctactcaggaggctgaagtgggacaattgctcgagcccaggagtttgaggctgcagtgagctatgttcgcaccactgcactcgagcctgggcaagagcgagtggaaaaaaggaaaaaaaaaagtctataatataaagtttattttttatcagaGTACATTTATTTTTAGCCAGCCTCTAAACTCATCCAGAGCCACATACACGTTGAGTACTTTGTTTTACCTAGACAGTTGTAAAGACATGGTACCTGctattgttaattttctttttttgttttgttttgttttggagatggagtctcgctctgttgcccaggcgggagtgcagtggtgtgatctccattcactgcagccttgccttccgggttcaagcaattctcctgcctcagcctcccaagtagctgggactacaggcctgcgccaccacgcccagctaatttttatgtttttagtagagacagggtttcaccatgttggtcaggctggtctcgaactcctgacctctagtgagccgctgcacctggccctgatAATTTTCTTTGTCAACCAACCTGATCTATATCTCCATCACTGAATTGCCCTGGACTTACAAGATGAAGAAGGAATTGCAGCTGTGTTGTTTCTTGCTTCTTTCCCAGTTCCCTGAGATGAAT contains:
- the SLC39A14 gene encoding metal cation symporter ZIP14 isoform c precursor (isoform c precursor is encoded by transcript variant 4), translating into MKLLLLHPAFQSCLLLTLLGLWRTTPEAHASSLGAPAISAASFLQDLIHRYGEGDSLTLQQLKALLNHLDVGVGRGNVTQHVQGHRNLSTCFSSGDLFTAHNFSEQSRIGSSELQEFCPTILQQLDSRACTSENQENEENEQTEEGRPSAVEVWGYGLLCVTVISLCSLLGASVVPFMKKTFYKRLLLYFIALAIGTLYSNALFQLIPEAFGFNPLEDYYVSKSAVVFGGFYLFFFTEKILKILLKQKNEHHHGHSHYASESLPSKKDQEEGVMEKLQNGDLDHMIPQHCSSELDGKAPMVDEKVIVGSLSVQDLQASQSACYWLKGVRYSDIGTLAWMITLSDGLHNFIDGLAIGASFTVSVFQGISTSVAILCEEFPHELGDFVILLNAGMSIQQALFFNFLSACCCYLGLAFGILAGSHFSANWIFALAGGMFLYISLADMMEFCSVAQAGVQWCHLSSLQPLPLGLKRLSCLSLPSN
- the SLC39A14 gene encoding metal cation symporter ZIP14 isoform a precursor (isoform a precursor is encoded by transcript variant 8) gives rise to the protein MKLLLLHPAFQSCLLLTLLGLWRTTPEAHASSLGAPAISAASFLQDLIHRYGEGDSLTLQQLKALLNHLDVGVGRGNVTQHVQGHRNLSTCFSSGDLFTAHNFSEQSRIGSSELQEFCPTILQQLDSRACTSENQENEENEQTEEGRPSAVEVWGYGLLCVTVISLCSLLGASVVPFMKKTFYKRLLLYFIALAIGTLYSNALFQLIPEAFGFNPLEDYYVSKSAVVFGGFYLFFFTEKILKILLKQKNEHHHGHSHYASESLPSKKDQEEGVMEKLQNGDLDHMIPQHCSSELDGKAPMVDEKVIVGSLSVQDLQASQSACYWLKGVRYSDIGTLAWMITLSDGLHNFIDGLAIGASFTVSVFQGISTSVAILCEEFPHELGDFVILLNAGMSIQQALFFNFLSACCCYLGLAFGILAGSHFSANWIFALAGGMFLYISLADMFPEMNEVCQEDERKGSILIPFIIQNLGLLTGFTIMVVLTMYSGQIQIG
- the SLC39A14 gene encoding metal cation symporter ZIP14 isoform d precursor (isoform d precursor is encoded by transcript variant 9) gives rise to the protein MHPFRVYSVTMKLLLLHPAFQSCLLLTLLGLWRTTPEAHASSLGAPAISAASFLQDLIHRYGEGDSLTLQQLKALLNHLDVGVGRGNVTQHVQGHRNLSTCFSSGDLFTAHNFSEQSRIGSSELQEFCPTILQQLDSRACTSENQENEENEQTEEGRPSAVEVWGYGLLCVTVISLCSLLGASVVPFMKKTFYKRLLLYFIALAIGTLYSNALFQLIPEAFGFNPLEDYYVSKSAVVFGGFYLFFFTEKILKILLKQKNEHHHGHSHYASESLPSKKDQEEGVMEKLQNGDLDHMIPQHCSSELDGKAPMVDEKVIVGSLSVQDLQASQSACYWLKGVRYSDIGTLAWMITLSDGLHNFIDGLAIGASFTVSVFQGISTSVAILCEEFPHELGDFVILLNAGMSIQQALFFNFLSACCCYLGLAFGILAGSHFSANWIFALAGGMFLYISLADMFPEMNEVCQEDERKGSILIPFIIQNLGLLTGFTIMVVLTMYSGQIQIG